The Flavimarina sp. Hel_I_48 genome window below encodes:
- a CDS encoding MoaD/ThiS family protein, giving the protein MQKVHYYGEIADKTGCESEQLTLPNTTLFNLLLELQKKYNLEQGDFQVALNHNLIDPTQELKIEETDEIAILSAFAGG; this is encoded by the coding sequence ATGCAAAAAGTTCATTATTACGGTGAAATTGCCGATAAGACCGGTTGTGAAAGTGAGCAACTCACGCTGCCTAATACCACGTTATTCAATTTACTTCTAGAATTACAAAAAAAATACAACCTTGAACAGGGCGATTTTCAGGTGGCGTTAAACCATAATCTTATTGATCCCACACAGGAATTAAAAATAGAGGAAACAGACGAAATTGCCATATTATCGGCTTTTGCAGGAGGATAA
- the moaCB gene encoding bifunctional molybdenum cofactor biosynthesis protein MoaC/MoaB: protein MVDITHKSNTLRSATAQAIVKVSHQATIEAIKEDKVPKGNVFAMSKAAGLLGVKKTADLLPDCHPMPIEFTGIEYEIQGLEILVKMTVKTIYKTGVEVEAMHGASIVALNMYDMLKPIDKGIEIGSIKLLDKKGGKSTYKPPKTDGIKAGIVVCSDRVSKGTAEDRSGKLIKERLQQFDIAAQVVVIPDEVDAIQQQIKELVKERNFVIISGGTGLSPRDVTPEALLPLLDKRITGVEEKIRSYGQDRMPYAMLSRSVVGTIGNSLIMALPGSSKGVGESLDAVLPHLFHIFSILKGEAH, encoded by the coding sequence ATGGTTGATATTACCCATAAATCCAATACGTTACGCAGCGCGACCGCCCAGGCTATTGTCAAAGTAAGTCATCAGGCAACTATTGAGGCCATTAAGGAAGATAAAGTGCCTAAAGGGAACGTTTTTGCGATGAGTAAAGCCGCCGGATTACTGGGTGTAAAGAAAACCGCAGACCTGTTGCCGGACTGTCATCCTATGCCCATAGAATTTACGGGCATTGAATACGAAATACAAGGACTGGAAATTTTGGTAAAAATGACCGTTAAAACCATTTACAAGACCGGGGTAGAGGTAGAAGCCATGCATGGTGCAAGTATTGTTGCCCTAAATATGTATGATATGTTGAAACCTATCGACAAAGGGATTGAGATAGGCAGTATCAAACTTTTAGACAAAAAAGGCGGCAAAAGCACCTATAAACCACCAAAAACAGACGGAATTAAGGCGGGAATCGTCGTTTGTTCAGACCGGGTTTCCAAAGGAACTGCAGAAGACAGATCAGGCAAACTGATTAAAGAACGTTTGCAACAGTTTGACATAGCCGCTCAGGTCGTAGTGATTCCAGATGAGGTTGATGCCATACAGCAGCAAATCAAGGAACTGGTCAAAGAAAGAAATTTTGTTATCATCAGCGGCGGTACAGGATTGTCCCCCAGGGATGTTACGCCAGAAGCGCTTCTACCACTACTTGATAAGCGAATCACCGGGGTGGAGGAAAAAATAAGAAGCTATGGTCAGGACCGCATGCCTTACGCGATGCTTTCCAGAAGTGTGGTAGGTACGATAGGCAACAGTTTGATCATGGCATTGCCCGGTAGTTCAAAAGGGGTAGGTGAATCGCTAGATGCGGTTTTGCCGCACTTATTTCATATATTTTCAATTTTAAAAGGAGAAGCACATTAA
- a CDS encoding 2Fe-2S iron-sulfur cluster-binding protein — MKEYKDNMNKELQADEQELQLSADEKSIFDQLGIFGKSRRRFLGQSSVAGLSLMASQLISIDNVFAGENATLTPPVPYKNSVDVSFTINKKVENLNLDSRVTLLDTLRERLQLTGTKKGCDHGQCGACTVIVDGKRVLSCLTLAASCEGKQVTSIEGLAEDNVLHPVQKAFIKNDGFQCGYCTSGQICSSVALMDEAKNGDASYVTEDIMDVSKNLTLSDEEVRERMSGNICRCGAYTNIVAAIQEVHQGRETDYNWQ, encoded by the coding sequence ATGAAAGAGTACAAAGATAATATGAATAAAGAATTACAGGCTGATGAGCAGGAGCTCCAGTTGTCAGCAGATGAAAAATCCATTTTTGACCAGTTGGGCATTTTTGGTAAATCCCGGCGTCGCTTTTTGGGTCAGAGTTCTGTTGCAGGTTTGAGCCTTATGGCTTCCCAATTGATTTCAATAGACAACGTATTTGCTGGTGAAAATGCAACTCTTACGCCTCCGGTTCCATATAAAAACTCGGTAGACGTTTCCTTTACCATTAATAAAAAGGTAGAAAACCTAAACCTGGATTCCAGGGTAACTTTGCTTGATACCTTAAGGGAGAGACTACAGCTTACGGGAACAAAAAAAGGGTGTGATCACGGGCAGTGTGGCGCATGTACGGTTATCGTAGATGGTAAGCGCGTACTTTCCTGTCTTACGCTCGCCGCAAGTTGTGAGGGTAAACAAGTGACAAGTATAGAAGGTCTTGCAGAAGATAATGTACTTCACCCCGTGCAAAAGGCCTTTATTAAGAATGACGGATTTCAATGTGGCTATTGCACATCAGGTCAGATCTGTTCCTCGGTAGCGCTAATGGATGAGGCGAAAAACGGTGATGCAAGTTATGTGACCGAAGATATTATGGATGTTTCAAAAAACCTTACGCTATCTGATGAAGAAGTACGGGAGCGGATGTCTGGTAACATCTGTCGTTGTGGAGCTTATACAAATATAGTCGCAGCCATTCAGGAAGTGCATCAGGGAAGGGAAACGGATTATAACTGGCAATAA
- a CDS encoding molybdenum cofactor biosynthesis protein MoaE, whose protein sequence is MSKKNIFIDGAIPAQFIADSIAKHQSKTRIGAHNIFLGQVRADTVDKKTVTGIEFSHYEEMAEKKVAQIREDAFDKFDLVCMHVYHSIGKVAVGEICIFVFVSAGHRPHVYEATEYIVNRIKTEVPLFGKEYFDDADYQWKKNG, encoded by the coding sequence ATGAGCAAGAAAAATATATTCATAGACGGCGCCATACCGGCGCAATTCATAGCAGATTCAATTGCCAAGCATCAAAGTAAGACGCGTATTGGGGCGCACAATATTTTTTTAGGTCAGGTGCGCGCAGATACTGTTGATAAAAAAACCGTTACAGGTATTGAATTTTCCCATTATGAAGAAATGGCGGAGAAGAAAGTAGCGCAGATCAGGGAGGACGCTTTTGATAAATTTGACCTGGTATGTATGCATGTTTACCATAGTATTGGGAAGGTTGCGGTAGGGGAAATTTGTATTTTTGTATTTGTTTCCGCAGGGCACAGGCCACACGTTTACGAAGCCACGGAATATATTGTTAATCGAATCAAGACAGAAGTTCCGCTTTTTGGAAAAGAATATTTTGATGATGCGGATTATCAATGGAAGAAGAATGGTTGA
- the moaA gene encoding GTP 3',8-cyclase MoaA → MGNTTAILQDSFGRQHNYLRISLIEKCNLRCTYCMPEEGVMLTPREQLMTAKEIIAIARIFVENGVDKIRLTGGEPLLRKDFSEIAAALSELPVRLSITTNAILVDRYLEDFKKYRIWDINASLDTLKTDKFRTITKRDQFHRAFNNINKLIEEDFNVKLNVVLMNNFNQEEITDFIALTQDRKLSVRFIEFMPFDGNQWNKSKLVSEREILDRANAFFGESRVERLPNEKNFTARNYQVSGFKGNFGIISSVTNPFCDSCNRIRLTANGTIKNCLFSNNETNLLETFRNGGKIEPLIQNLLLKKKAVRAGMNTSEKLENPENHSNNRSMITIGG, encoded by the coding sequence ATGGGTAACACCACAGCTATTTTACAGGATTCTTTCGGAAGACAGCATAATTACCTGCGCATTTCACTTATAGAAAAGTGTAATTTGCGCTGTACCTATTGTATGCCAGAAGAAGGGGTCATGCTTACTCCTCGCGAGCAATTGATGACCGCTAAGGAAATAATCGCAATTGCGCGTATTTTTGTGGAAAATGGCGTGGATAAAATACGCCTTACCGGTGGCGAACCCTTACTGCGAAAAGATTTTTCTGAAATTGCCGCAGCACTTTCAGAACTCCCGGTGCGTCTTTCCATAACGACAAACGCTATTTTAGTAGATCGTTATCTGGAGGATTTTAAAAAATATCGTATCTGGGATATCAATGCCAGTCTGGACACCTTAAAAACCGATAAATTCAGGACAATAACCAAAAGGGATCAGTTTCACCGCGCGTTCAATAACATTAACAAGCTTATTGAAGAAGATTTTAATGTTAAGCTTAACGTGGTCCTGATGAACAATTTCAACCAGGAAGAAATCACAGATTTTATTGCACTTACGCAAGACCGAAAGTTGAGCGTACGTTTTATAGAATTTATGCCCTTTGACGGCAACCAGTGGAACAAATCAAAACTGGTTTCTGAACGGGAGATACTTGATCGAGCAAATGCTTTCTTTGGAGAGTCACGTGTGGAGCGACTTCCCAATGAGAAAAATTTTACCGCGCGCAATTATCAGGTCAGCGGTTTTAAAGGGAATTTTGGGATCATAAGTTCGGTTACCAATCCTTTTTGCGACTCGTGCAACCGTATACGGCTAACCGCAAATGGAACGATAAAAAATTGTCTGTTCTCAAATAATGAAACCAATTTATTGGAAACCTTCCGCAACGGCGGAAAAATAGAACCGCTTATTCAAAATCTTTTACTAAAGAAAAAAGCAGTCCGCGCGGGGATGAATACTTCTGAGAAGCTGGAAAATCCTGAAAATCATTCTAATAATCGCAGTATGATCACCATAGGGGGTTAG
- a CDS encoding HesA/MoeB/ThiF family protein: protein MIENNRYSRQVNLPQVGMTGQEKLKNARVLVIGAGGLGCAVLPYLVASGIGHIGLMDGDVVSQSNLHRQVLYTDADILKPKVTIAEKRLKALNPNVEIAAINGYFTGKNAQETVKSYDLIVDATDAIAARYLINDACVLCNKPFVHASIYRFQAQVSVFNYNNGPTYRCLFPNPPKEAPSCAEAGVLGTSVALAGMLQANEVMKIILGIGEVLSGQLLLKDGLSNKQEIFRFKKNERISITQQRFEKEHLQELRMIDFSSAKEKNGIFLDVREKQEKPTIKLPNLVQISVQNLRDALGELPRDQPIFIFCQSGKRSKSSYKLLKESDFDEVYCLKENAPELEQLVS, encoded by the coding sequence ATGATTGAAAACAACAGATACAGCAGGCAGGTTAATTTGCCGCAAGTGGGAATGACAGGACAGGAAAAATTAAAAAACGCACGCGTCCTGGTTATAGGAGCTGGCGGACTAGGATGTGCCGTTTTACCGTATTTGGTCGCTTCCGGAATTGGTCATATTGGACTAATGGATGGCGATGTGGTTTCCCAAAGCAACTTGCACAGACAAGTGCTTTATACCGATGCCGATATTTTAAAACCGAAAGTTACTATTGCCGAAAAAAGATTAAAAGCGCTCAATCCAAATGTCGAAATTGCCGCAATAAATGGCTATTTTACCGGTAAAAATGCCCAGGAAACGGTTAAATCCTATGATTTGATCGTAGATGCCACTGATGCCATTGCCGCACGTTATCTGATTAACGATGCCTGTGTTCTTTGCAACAAGCCTTTTGTACATGCTTCCATTTACCGTTTTCAGGCGCAGGTTTCGGTGTTCAATTATAACAACGGCCCAACATACAGGTGTTTATTTCCCAATCCGCCAAAAGAGGCACCAAGTTGTGCGGAAGCCGGAGTTCTTGGTACTTCTGTGGCACTGGCAGGGATGCTACAGGCGAATGAAGTGATGAAAATAATTTTGGGTATTGGTGAAGTACTTTCAGGGCAATTGCTTCTCAAGGATGGGTTATCGAACAAGCAGGAAATTTTTCGGTTTAAAAAAAATGAAAGGATCAGTATTACCCAACAGCGTTTTGAAAAAGAACATTTGCAGGAACTGCGCATGATTGATTTTTCTTCCGCAAAGGAAAAAAACGGAATATTTCTGGATGTACGTGAAAAACAGGAAAAACCGACTATAAAACTGCCTAATTTGGTTCAAATTTCGGTTCAAAACCTGCGTGATGCACTGGGCGAATTGCCACGTGACCAACCTATTTTTATTTTCTGCCAGAGTGGAAAACGAAGTAAAAGCAGTTATAAACTGCTTAAAGAAAGTGATTTTGACGAGGTGTACTGTCTCAAAGAAAATGCACCAGAACTAGAACAATTAGTATCATGA
- a CDS encoding FAD binding domain-containing protein: MRPFTYTKPEDTAQAMSSLAENKNARYLAGGTNLLDLMKEDVERPDELVDLGTLELKTIKETDKGLSLGALVSNTETANHPMVRKNFPMLSLAILAGASGQIRNMATNGGNPNQRTRCPYFFDTAMPCNKREPGTGCGALEGQNHLHAIFGWSENCVATHPSDMCIALAALDATVTIADANGNKRTIPFVDYHRLPGDAPEKDNVLEHGELITSMEIPENNFAANSYYLKVRDRSSYAFALISVAAGLELEGNTIKKSRIAMGGVSHKPWRAYAAEKFLEGKEATASNFEAAADAEMNEAKTLEHNAYKVPMGKQSIIRALNVALAGDKV, encoded by the coding sequence ATGAGACCATTTACATATACTAAACCCGAAGATACCGCACAGGCTATGTCTTCCCTGGCGGAAAATAAAAATGCCAGATATTTGGCGGGGGGAACAAACCTCCTAGACTTGATGAAAGAAGATGTGGAGCGACCAGATGAGTTGGTTGACCTGGGAACCTTAGAGCTAAAAACAATCAAAGAAACCGATAAAGGTCTATCCCTTGGTGCTTTGGTAAGCAATACGGAAACCGCAAACCATCCCATGGTGAGGAAGAATTTCCCCATGCTTTCCCTCGCGATCCTTGCCGGTGCCTCAGGACAGATCAGGAATATGGCGACTAACGGTGGGAACCCAAACCAGCGCACACGTTGTCCCTACTTTTTTGATACGGCAATGCCTTGTAATAAACGCGAACCGGGAACGGGTTGCGGGGCTCTGGAAGGACAAAATCACCTGCACGCCATATTTGGCTGGAGCGAGAATTGTGTTGCAACGCATCCATCAGATATGTGTATCGCGCTTGCCGCTCTTGATGCTACCGTGACTATTGCAGATGCAAACGGTAATAAACGTACTATTCCTTTTGTAGATTATCACCGTTTACCTGGGGACGCTCCTGAAAAAGATAATGTGCTGGAACATGGCGAACTTATTACATCCATGGAGATTCCGGAGAATAATTTTGCAGCCAATAGCTATTATTTGAAAGTCCGTGATCGTTCGAGTTATGCCTTTGCGTTAATTTCAGTTGCAGCGGGACTGGAACTGGAAGGTAATACAATTAAAAAATCACGTATTGCCATGGGTGGTGTTTCCCACAAACCCTGGCGCGCGTATGCTGCTGAAAAGTTTCTGGAGGGAAAAGAAGCAACCGCGAGCAATTTTGAAGCCGCTGCAGATGCAGAAATGAACGAGGCAAAAACGCTGGAACACAACGCTTATAAAGTACCCATGGGTAAGCAATCCATTATACGGGCACTAAATGTGGCGCTTGCAGGCGATAAGGTATAA
- the glp gene encoding gephyrin-like molybdotransferase Glp produces MIAVKEALKCIEEQTQAGKKVKIPIAEAFAHVLAEDVFTTISMPPFRQSAMDGYAIKWSDEKEYTVIGEVQAGAATDQALNPGQAVRIFTGARVPDDADTVVIQEHTSRTDEIMLIDKMPNKGSNIRPIGEQVKKGDLVLEEGTLLNEAAIGFLAGLGIDEVSVYKFPKVGILVTGNELQELGKPLQEGQIYESNAITLQMALKRAGIHQIEVKKVGDALKSTVNAIHGLLERCDFVLISGGISVGDYDFVKEALEINKVEEFFYKINQKPGKPLWYGKKDQKHVFALPGNPGSSLTCFYVYVWPALRKIKGFKDYKNKLQKAVLETPVTNTFGKVLFIKATVYEGKAHQLTGQASSMLKAFAICNALLIVPAETAQLEKGNEIEYIALDQF; encoded by the coding sequence ATGATTGCAGTCAAAGAGGCACTAAAATGTATAGAGGAGCAAACGCAAGCCGGTAAAAAAGTCAAAATTCCTATTGCAGAAGCTTTTGCGCATGTTTTAGCTGAAGATGTGTTTACGACTATTTCCATGCCGCCCTTCCGGCAATCTGCAATGGATGGATATGCCATAAAATGGTCTGATGAAAAAGAATATACCGTAATTGGGGAAGTCCAGGCGGGTGCTGCAACAGATCAAGCACTCAACCCTGGCCAGGCCGTACGTATCTTTACAGGTGCGCGGGTTCCAGATGATGCAGATACCGTAGTCATTCAAGAGCATACTTCGCGTACCGACGAGATAATGCTTATCGATAAAATGCCCAACAAAGGTTCGAATATCAGGCCCATTGGGGAGCAGGTAAAAAAGGGCGATTTGGTACTTGAGGAAGGGACATTACTTAATGAAGCTGCCATTGGTTTTTTAGCGGGCTTGGGTATTGACGAAGTATCGGTTTATAAATTTCCAAAGGTTGGTATACTCGTAACCGGTAACGAACTTCAGGAGCTGGGCAAGCCTCTGCAGGAAGGTCAGATTTATGAAAGCAACGCCATCACCCTACAAATGGCGCTTAAACGTGCCGGTATTCATCAGATTGAAGTGAAAAAAGTGGGTGACGCTCTTAAAAGTACCGTAAATGCCATTCACGGATTGTTGGAACGTTGTGATTTTGTGCTTATTTCAGGTGGGATTTCAGTGGGCGATTATGATTTTGTGAAAGAAGCGTTGGAAATCAATAAGGTGGAGGAGTTTTTTTATAAAATAAACCAAAAACCCGGTAAACCCCTTTGGTATGGTAAAAAGGATCAGAAACATGTATTTGCGCTTCCCGGCAATCCTGGTTCTAGTCTGACCTGTTTTTATGTTTACGTCTGGCCCGCTTTACGGAAAATAAAAGGCTTCAAAGATTATAAAAACAAGTTGCAAAAAGCAGTACTGGAAACACCTGTTACGAATACCTTTGGTAAGGTTTTGTTCATAAAAGCGACCGTATATGAAGGGAAAGCCCATCAGTTAACGGGACAAGCGTCTTCCATGCTAAAAGCGTTTGCGATCTGTAATGCTTTGCTGATCGTTCCTGCCGAAACAGCCCAATTAGAAAAAGGAAATGAAATTGAATATATAGCACTGGATCAGTTTTAA
- a CDS encoding xanthine dehydrogenase family protein molybdopterin-binding subunit, giving the protein MKDYKLLGSPESRIEGYLKVTGKAKYSAEFPIPNALYGFPVRSTISKGSIATIDTEKAEASEGVVKIITYKNALDLGEDKKNDSGKISEGTRKVLQDNVIKSYGQYIGIVVAETFEQARAASRMIEVTYNEEKPVISFEENRNKAYKPDPGRPSGIDTSRGSLEQGINEATTMVDEVYNTPIEVHNPMEPHATIAVFEGEKLTIYDTSQMLYRTIDAVAEVFSMPKEDIKVIATFIGGGFGSKLRAWEHVMLTILAAKMLDKPVKTAITRQMMQTNAGMRQHNRQHIRLGANDSARLTALAHEVVSHTAVDELYVEKSGYYSRSMYAVPNTLVTHRVYDTNIQVPSSMRAPGEAPGSFALESAMDEMAHKLNMDPIEFRIKNEPEKDPHTDKPWSSRSLIECMKVGAEKFGWERRKQEPRSNPDGNWLIGYGMAGASRGAPYQQASSRLILNKKGDEVTATVEMAATDIGTGSYTIIAQTAANTLGIPVDQVEVHIGDSSLPKTPGSGGSWGAGTFSSAADAVCEKVIKDLKEKAGIATDQEISIGDLLDAAKLDTYKAVATAMADDDASNYSHYSFGAHFVEVWVDEKLGIVKIPHVLSTAAVGTVLNQKTARSQVLGGIIFGLGQAMTEETLLDERYGSYVTRTLADYHVPVNLDIGKIDLHFIPEKDEHINRMGVKGIGELGISSVAAAITNAIFNATGKRARNLPVTPAKMIAIDESVAV; this is encoded by the coding sequence ATGAAAGATTATAAATTATTAGGTTCTCCAGAGAGTAGGATAGAGGGTTATCTAAAAGTAACCGGAAAGGCCAAATACTCGGCAGAATTTCCAATTCCCAACGCCCTTTATGGTTTTCCTGTGCGCAGTACCATTTCCAAAGGAAGTATCGCAACAATTGATACCGAAAAAGCGGAAGCTTCTGAAGGTGTCGTTAAAATTATAACCTATAAAAATGCATTGGATCTTGGGGAAGACAAGAAAAATGACTCGGGCAAAATAAGCGAAGGAACCCGAAAAGTTTTACAGGACAATGTTATTAAAAGTTATGGTCAGTATATAGGGATCGTAGTTGCAGAAACCTTTGAACAGGCGCGTGCCGCTTCCCGAATGATCGAGGTTACCTATAATGAAGAAAAACCTGTGATCAGCTTTGAGGAAAATAGAAATAAGGCTTACAAACCAGATCCGGGAAGACCGTCAGGAATAGACACTTCACGAGGTAGTCTGGAGCAGGGTATCAATGAGGCCACCACAATGGTTGATGAGGTTTACAATACTCCAATAGAAGTTCACAATCCTATGGAGCCGCATGCCACAATTGCGGTTTTTGAAGGCGAAAAACTTACTATATATGATACATCCCAGATGCTTTACCGCACCATAGATGCCGTTGCTGAGGTATTTAGTATGCCGAAGGAAGACATTAAAGTTATCGCTACGTTTATAGGTGGCGGTTTTGGATCTAAATTGAGAGCCTGGGAACATGTAATGCTTACTATCCTAGCGGCAAAAATGCTTGATAAACCGGTAAAAACAGCAATTACCCGTCAAATGATGCAGACAAATGCCGGGATGAGACAGCACAACAGACAACATATCCGCCTGGGGGCAAATGACTCAGCAAGGTTAACGGCGCTGGCCCATGAAGTTGTGAGCCATACTGCCGTAGATGAACTTTACGTGGAAAAATCAGGATATTATAGCAGATCCATGTATGCAGTGCCCAACACACTGGTCACACACCGTGTATATGATACCAATATTCAGGTGCCTTCGTCCATGCGTGCGCCGGGAGAAGCTCCCGGTAGTTTTGCCCTGGAATCTGCCATGGATGAAATGGCCCATAAATTAAATATGGACCCTATAGAGTTTCGTATCAAAAACGAACCAGAAAAAGACCCACATACAGATAAGCCGTGGTCTTCCAGGTCTCTGATAGAATGTATGAAAGTAGGTGCAGAGAAATTCGGTTGGGAACGTAGAAAACAAGAGCCCAGAAGCAATCCTGACGGTAACTGGCTCATAGGGTATGGTATGGCGGGAGCCTCTCGTGGTGCTCCATATCAACAAGCTTCTTCCCGACTAATATTGAACAAAAAAGGGGATGAAGTAACAGCAACGGTAGAAATGGCCGCTACTGATATAGGTACTGGTAGTTACACGATCATAGCACAGACCGCAGCCAATACTTTAGGGATTCCCGTTGATCAGGTAGAAGTGCATATAGGTGATTCCAGCTTACCGAAAACTCCGGGTTCTGGAGGTTCATGGGGTGCAGGAACATTCTCAAGTGCAGCTGATGCGGTTTGCGAAAAAGTTATCAAAGACCTTAAGGAAAAAGCCGGTATCGCAACTGATCAGGAAATCAGTATAGGAGATCTGCTTGATGCGGCTAAGTTGGATACTTACAAAGCTGTGGCGACCGCTATGGCAGATGATGATGCCTCTAACTATTCTCATTATAGTTTTGGGGCTCACTTTGTGGAAGTTTGGGTAGATGAAAAGTTGGGTATCGTAAAAATACCGCACGTACTTTCTACTGCTGCAGTAGGAACGGTACTGAATCAAAAAACAGCCCGTTCGCAGGTTTTGGGTGGGATCATTTTTGGTCTCGGCCAGGCGATGACCGAAGAGACTTTACTGGATGAGCGTTATGGAAGTTATGTAACGCGAACGCTGGCCGATTATCATGTTCCCGTTAATCTGGACATAGGTAAAATTGATTTGCATTTTATTCCTGAAAAAGATGAGCATATTAATAGGATGGGGGTTAAAGGTATCGGTGAACTTGGTATTTCCAGTGTTGCTGCTGCAATTACAAATGCTATTTTTAATGCTACTGGAAAACGAGCTAGAAACCTGCCAGTAACACCGGCAAAAATGATAGCTATAGATGAAAGCGTAGCGGTCTAG
- a CDS encoding NTP transferase domain-containing protein, whose product MTSQNIKILVLAAGKSKRMGKPKQLLPVADLTLIELALRSAEKARVSGVYCVLGANAEAIKPVIANHDISIIENAQWEEGIGKSISEGAKAILEREPKTTGILILLADQPNIDANYLEKIITNFEERPDTVIASDYGGFYGVPSLFSKPYFDILTGFTTDSGAKDFLNDPSIPVIGVKSVEKLNDIDTPADYEAFLKSQNI is encoded by the coding sequence ATGACATCACAAAATATAAAAATACTTGTACTGGCGGCAGGGAAATCCAAACGCATGGGCAAACCAAAACAATTGCTGCCCGTAGCAGATTTAACCCTCATCGAACTGGCTTTGCGCTCTGCAGAAAAAGCGCGCGTTTCCGGAGTTTATTGTGTGCTGGGCGCCAACGCCGAAGCAATAAAACCGGTAATTGCAAATCATGACATTAGCATTATCGAAAATGCGCAGTGGGAAGAGGGAATAGGCAAAAGTATTTCTGAAGGGGCAAAAGCCATTCTTGAAAGGGAACCGAAAACTACCGGAATTCTTATCCTTTTAGCAGATCAACCGAATATTGATGCCAACTATCTCGAAAAAATCATAACCAATTTTGAGGAACGTCCAGATACGGTCATTGCTTCTGATTATGGCGGTTTTTATGGCGTTCCTTCTTTATTTTCAAAACCGTATTTTGATATTTTGACAGGATTCACAACCGATTCTGGAGCAAAAGATTTTCTCAATGATCCTTCCATTCCCGTTATTGGTGTTAAATCGGTTGAAAAACTAAATGATATTGACACTCCAGCCGATTATGAGGCATTTCTAAAATCCCAAAATATATGA
- a CDS encoding XdhC family protein, producing MTHEFIAIVAQARRDQENGIQSVLATVVALDGSSYRKPGVRMLLSENGLMTGAVSGGCVEKEVQHRAATVFKDQKPKVITYDGRYRLGCEGILYILLEPFTLSTEYVTQFYNAINQRRPFYISSFYRKEDEAYGNFGSVFYTEHGEKMPFSTNFSPDGSNSQFEQTMQPLFKLLIIGGEHDAVKLCNSAALLGWQVDIITSVNDPKTEMNFPGAATVSSATPETLVMETLDEQTAVVLMTHNYAQDLKFLLRLQSVDVAYLGLLGSSKRRDQLQNDLLEHAPELALEYLEKIYSPAGLNLGAITPEEIALSILSEIVSVTRDKTPYSLRETIGQIHS from the coding sequence ATGACGCATGAATTTATAGCCATAGTGGCGCAGGCGAGACGCGATCAGGAGAACGGAATACAGTCCGTACTCGCCACCGTGGTTGCTCTTGACGGTTCATCATACCGCAAACCTGGCGTGCGCATGTTGCTTTCAGAAAATGGACTGATGACTGGTGCGGTGAGTGGCGGCTGTGTTGAGAAGGAAGTTCAGCATCGCGCAGCCACGGTGTTTAAAGATCAAAAGCCAAAAGTGATCACGTACGACGGTCGCTATAGACTGGGCTGCGAGGGAATTTTATATATTTTACTGGAGCCTTTTACGCTTTCTACGGAATATGTAACGCAATTTTATAATGCAATCAACCAGAGGCGTCCATTCTATATAAGTAGTTTTTATAGAAAGGAAGATGAAGCGTATGGCAATTTTGGTTCGGTATTTTATACCGAACATGGTGAAAAAATGCCTTTTTCGACCAATTTTTCACCTGATGGATCAAATTCCCAATTTGAACAGACCATGCAGCCCCTTTTTAAATTGCTAATCATTGGTGGGGAACACGACGCCGTGAAGCTTTGCAACAGCGCCGCATTATTGGGCTGGCAGGTGGATATCATCACTTCGGTAAACGATCCTAAAACGGAAATGAATTTTCCGGGTGCGGCAACAGTTTCTTCCGCAACTCCTGAAACACTGGTAATGGAAACTCTAGATGAGCAAACCGCTGTAGTCCTGATGACCCACAATTATGCGCAGGATCTCAAGTTTTTATTGCGCTTACAAAGCGTGGATGTGGCATATTTGGGACTTTTGGGTTCATCGAAGCGCAGGGACCAGTTACAAAATGATCTTTTAGAACATGCGCCAGAACTTGCGCTTGAATATCTGGAAAAAATATACAGTCCAGCGGGACTCAACCTGGGGGCGATTACCCCGGAAGAAATAGCGCTTTCCATCCTTTCGGAAATTGTTTCGGTCACCCGTGACAAAACCCCTTATTCCCTAAGGGAAACTATAGGGCAGATACATTCCTAG